The genome window TATGAAGGTTACGTTTTGACAATCGGGAAAAAGGTCATTGGTGAAATTGCCGAATTAGATAGTCAATTTGCCATCATAAAGAATGGAAATGTCGATAGTTTTTATAAAAAACTTGAAAAAGCTGTGGAAATTTTGATTGAAAACTATAATTTAACAAAATAATGCTTGTTTTTTTGAAAATTTCATGATATAATAGTTTTCGTTAAGCATTGGAGAGATAGCGAAGAGGCTAAACGCGGCGGACTGTAAATCCGCTCCTTCGGGTTCGGGGGTTCGAATCCCTCTCTCTCCATCTCATCATTGGGGTATAGCCAAGCGGTAAGGCAAGGGACTTTGACTCCCTCATGCGTTGGTTCGAATCCAGCTACCCCAGTTCTTAGGTAATAAATTCAAGATAAAAAGAAAAATATCTTAGGGTATTTTATTTTTATATTGAAAGACGTGAACAATACGAACATGTTCTTGCGGGTGCTTAGGAAAAAAATTATAAGTATGTCAAGTTTTGGAAAAGACTTGATTGTTGGAGGATTTTTTAGATGAATGAATTTGAAGATTTGCTAAATAGCGTTAGCCAAGTTGAGCCTGGTGATGTTGTTAGTGCTGAAGTATTGACAGTTGATGCGACTCAAGCTAACGTTGCAATCTCTGGAACTGGTGTTGAAGGTGTCTTGACTCTTCGCGAATTGACAAACGATCGCGATGCAGATATCAATGACTTTGTGAAAGTAGGAGAAGTATTGGATGTTCTTGTACTTCGTCAAGTAGTTGGTAAAGATACTGATACAGTTACATACCTTGTATCTAAAAAACGCCTTGAAGCTCGCAAAGCATGGGACAAACTTGTAGGACGCGAAGAAGAAGTTGTTACTGTTAAAGGAACTCGTGCCGTTAAAGGTGGACTTTCAGTAGAATTTGAAGGTGTTCGTGGATTCATCCCAGCTTCAATGTTGGATACTCGTTTCGTACGTAACACTGAGCGTTTCGTAGGTCAAGAATTTGATGCTAAAATCAAAGAAGTTGATCCTAAAGAAAACCGCTTCATCCTTTCACGTCGTGAAGTTGTTGAAGCAGCAACTGCAGCAGCTCGTGCTGAAGTATTCGGTAAATTGGCTGTTGGTGATGTCGTAACTGGTAAAGTTGCTCGTATCACTAGCTTTGGTGCTTTCATCGACCTTGGTGGTGTTGATGGATTGGTTCACTTGACTGAATTGTCACATGAACGTAACGTATCACCTAAATCAGTTGTAACTGTTGGTGAAGAAATCGAAGTGAAGATCCTTGATCTTAACGAAGAAGAAGGACGTGTGTCACTTTCACTTAAAGCAACAACACCTGGACCATGGGATGGCGTTGAGCAAAAATTGGCTAAAGGTGATGTAGTAGAAGGAACAGTTAAACGTTTGACTGACTTCGGTGCATTTGTTGAAGTGTTGCCAGGTATCGATGGACTTGTTCACGTATCACAAATTTCACACAAACGTATCGAAAATCCAAAAGAAGCTCTTACTGTTGGTCAAGAAGTTACTGTTAAAGTCCTTGATGTTAACGCTGACGCAGAACGCGTATCACTTTCTATCAAAGCTCTTGAAGAACGTCCAGCTCAAGAAGAAGGACAAAAAGAAGAAAAACGCGCTGCTCGTCCACGTCGTCCAAAACGTCAAGAAAAACGTGATTTCGAACTTCCAGAAACACAAACAGGATTCTCAATGGCTGACTTGTTCGGTGATATCGAACTTTAATCAAATTGATAATCACAAAATCCTTTGTTTAAAACAAGGGATTTTTCTTTTGTCTCTTTCTCATTTTTGATATAATAGTTCTATGTTAGATTCAGAAAAACAATCACAATATCAATTGTTAAACGAGGAACTCTCTTATTTACTAGAGGGTGAGAGCAACGTTCTTGCCAATCTTTCGAATGCTAGTGCCCTCCTAAAATCTCGCTTTCCGAATACTGTATTTGCAGGTTTTTATCTGTTTGATGGTAGCGAGTTGGTTTTAGGGCCTTTTCAGGGTGGTGTTTCTTGCATTCGCATCCCACTTGGAAAAGGTGTGTGTGGAGAAGCTGCTGAGTTTCAAGAGACTGTTTTAGTAGGGGACGTGAGCACCTATCCAAACTACATTTCTTGCGATAGTAAGGCCAAGAGTGAAATCGTAGTTCCCATGCTCAAGAATGGTCGATTGCTAGGTGTCTTAGACTTGGACTCTTCTCTTATTGAGGATTATAATGCCATTGACCGCGATTACTTGGAACAATTTGTCGCTATTTTGCTTGAGAAGACAGAATGGGACTTTACGATGTTTGAGGAGAAAGCCTAATGTATCAAGCACTTTATCGAAAATATAGAAGCCAAACTTTTTCACAACTGGTAGGTCAAGAGGTTGTGGCTAAAACCCTAAAACAAGCAGTCGAGCAGGAAAAGATTAGTCATGCTTATCTTTTCTCAGGTCCTCGTGGAACTGGGAAAACCAGTGTAGCTAAGATTTTTGCCAAGGCCATGAACTGTCCCAATCAAGTGGACGGTGAACCATGCAATAACTGTTATATCTGTCAGGCAGTGACAGAAGGTAGCCTAGAAGATGTTATCGAAATGGATGCCGCTTCGAATAACGGAGTTGATGAAATCCGAGAAATTCGCGATAAATCTACCTATGCTCCTAGCTTGGCTCGCTATAAGGTCTACATTATTGACGAGGTTCATATGTTGTCTACAGGAGCTTTTAATGCGCTTTTGAAGACTTTAGAAGAACCAACTCAAAATGTTGTCTTTATCTTGGCGACCACTGAATTGCACAAGATTCCTGCAACTATTTTATCGCGTGTCCAACGTTTTGAGTTTAAATCGATCAGAACGCAAGATATTAAAGAGCATATCCAAACAATTTTGCAAAAAGAGAATATCAGTTCTGAACCAGAGGCTGTGGAAATTATCGCTAGACGGGCTGAAGGTGGGATGCGGGATGCCTTGTCCATTCTGGATCAAGCCTTGAGTTTGACACAAGGGAATGCTTTGACCACAGCCATCTCTGAGGAGATTACAGGTACCATTAGTCTATCAGCACTTGATGACTATGTAGCTGCCTTGTCTCAACAGGATGTTCCAAAAGCTCTTTATTCTTTGAATC of Streptococcus oralis contains these proteins:
- a CDS encoding GAF domain-containing protein codes for the protein MLDSEKQSQYQLLNEELSYLLEGESNVLANLSNASALLKSRFPNTVFAGFYLFDGSELVLGPFQGGVSCIRIPLGKGVCGEAAEFQETVLVGDVSTYPNYISCDSKAKSEIVVPMLKNGRLLGVLDLDSSLIEDYNAIDRDYLEQFVAILLEKTEWDFTMFEEKA
- the rpsA gene encoding 30S ribosomal protein S1; translation: MNEFEDLLNSVSQVEPGDVVSAEVLTVDATQANVAISGTGVEGVLTLRELTNDRDADINDFVKVGEVLDVLVLRQVVGKDTDTVTYLVSKKRLEARKAWDKLVGREEEVVTVKGTRAVKGGLSVEFEGVRGFIPASMLDTRFVRNTERFVGQEFDAKIKEVDPKENRFILSRREVVEAATAAARAEVFGKLAVGDVVTGKVARITSFGAFIDLGGVDGLVHLTELSHERNVSPKSVVTVGEEIEVKILDLNEEEGRVSLSLKATTPGPWDGVEQKLAKGDVVEGTVKRLTDFGAFVEVLPGIDGLVHVSQISHKRIENPKEALTVGQEVTVKVLDVNADAERVSLSIKALEERPAQEEGQKEEKRAARPRRPKRQEKRDFELPETQTGFSMADLFGDIEL
- a CDS encoding DUF2969 domain-containing protein, with protein sequence MSKKDKKIEIQLTDAKVTVGKDSYEGYVLTIGKKVIGEIAELDSQFAIIKNGNVDSFYKKLEKAVEILIENYNLTK